The DNA segment GCGAACGACTCCTCTGGAAGATGGCCGAGGACGATGGACTGCCCCTGACCGTGATCCGCCCTAGCTGGATCTTCGGCGAGCGCGACCGCACGACGATCCCCCGGATGATCCGCGAGTTCCGCTGGGGGCGGGTGTCGATCGTGGGCCGGGGAGACAACCCGCTGAGCGCGGTCTACGCGGGGGTCGTCGCCGACGCCATGATCCTGGCGGCCGACGACCCGGCCTCGATCGGCGAGGCGTACAACGTCACCAGCCATTCCGCCATCACCCAGCGGCAGTTCCTGGACATGCTGGCCGACGCGATCGGAGTGCGCCGGGTGACCTGGCGATACCCCTACTGGTACGCCTTCTACGGGGGGTTTTCGTTGGAGCTTCGCGAGCGGCTTTTGCGCAGTCCGAAGCCCCCTCGAGTGACGCGTTACGGAGCGTGGCTGCTGGGGCGTCGCCTGAGCTACAGCACCGAGAAAGCCCGGCGTAAGCTCGGCTGGACGCCCGCCCTGACCTATGAGGAGAGCCTCGGGAGGACGGTCCGCTGGTTCCTGGAAGACGAGGTCGCGCGAATCCCCCACCGCCGGACGCCGACGCTGGTGTCCGTCCGTCGGGCGCTCGGGGGATCGGTCAGAACGGCTCGGCAGGAACCGCCGGCTGAGCGGGCTTCCGCGTCGGGGCCGAGGGATTGGTCGCCTGCGGTGTCGTCGCGGGAGCCGTAGCCGGCGTTTCGGGAGCCGCGACGGCCGGTGGGACGGCGTGCTCGACCTGCAGAGCGCACCGGAAGCCGACGTAGTTGAGCCGCTTCTCAGGCGCGATCGGCTCGCGGCTCGACGCCGCGCCGAGCTTCCCCCCCTTCACGACGACGTCGTACTTGCCGGCCTTCGCCGCCGGTCCGGTCGGATCGTCGCTCACCTGGCCGGCGAGCGTCCGGTAGTAGTTGCGGTCGAAGGCGTCGGCCGTCCACTCCAGGACGTTGCCGGCGAGGTCGAAAACGTCGTAGGGCGATCGATCCTCGGGGAACGACTTGATTGGGTCGACCTGGCGCGGGACCCTCTTGCGGGAGTATTTCGGCGGGTCGTCGCCCCAGGGGTAGATGCGGCCGTCGGTGGTTCGGCCCGCGGCTTCCCACTGAGCCTCTGTGGGCAGGGCCTTGCCGGCCCACTCCGCGAAGGCCAGTGCATCGGCCTGGTTGACCATGACCATCGGCATCATGTCGGCCGTCTTGTCGTCGACCGCCGGCCAGGTCGTCGCCGGCTTGCCGCGGTAACGTGTCTCGCTGAGGAAGCGGCGGAACTGGCCAACGGTCACTTCGTGCTGGTCGATGTAATAGGCGGAGAGCCGGACCTTGTGCTCGGGCGAGGCGAATTGAGGGTCGCGTTCCTCTCCCATGAGGAAAACCCCGCCGGGGACGAAGACCATCGGCGCGCCGTCGCGGTCGCCGACGATCACCAGGGGCCAGCCGGAAGGGTCAAGGCCGGCCTCAGGACGAGAGGCGAACCCATTGGGCAGCCGTCGATCCACTGGTTCGCCGGGCGAAGCCTGCACGGTTGCGGGACGCGTCGAAGGGGCGACCACGTTCGCCTCGGCCGGGTTGACGGGCGGCACGAGGCTGGCGTTGCCACGAGCTTCGATCGTGGGCGTTCGGGCGTCGACCACCGCCGGCGGCGGCGTGGGCTCGACGGGAGCGGCTGGCGCGGGAGTCGCGGCGGCGACGGTCGGCCCTTCCAGAAACAGCGGGAGATTCTGGGCGGGCCGCTTCAGCGCTTCCAGCGCCTCGGCGGCGGTCCGGGTCTTGGGATAGGTCTTCGAGAGCTGTTCCAGCAGCGCGACCGCCTCGTCCGTCCGGCCGCGTCGGGCCGCGCCTTTCGCTCGCGCCAGCATCGCACGGGCCTCGGACTCCAGGTCCGGTTTTTCGGGGACGGGCGTCGCCTCGACGAGTGCGGCCTCGTCGGGGACGTCGGCGTCCATCGGGAACGGGTCGTAGATGAAGGTGTTGTAGACGATGTAGCCGAGCAGCCCCAGGACGAAGACGAAGAGGCCGCCCGTCGCCAGACGAACGCGTTGACGGGTCTCGTAGGTGTCGAGGACCGGCGTATCCTCGACGAGAACCTTCTTCTCCCCCTTCTCGTTCAACTCGGGCTTGGGCTTCAACCCGGTTTTGCGAGTCGCGCCTCCCTCGGCCTCGTCGCGACTGCGCGTGCGGCTGCGAGGGGGAGGAGGCGGCGGGGATTCAGCCTTGGCCTTGGGCGCCGGCTTCGCGACGGGCGGTTCTTCGTCGTCCGTCTCGGTCTTCCAGAGCCGAGGCAAGGGCTGTCCGGGTCCGCCAGGAGCCTTGGGCTTCGGGGGCGCCGGCGATTCGGCGTCGGCTGGATCGTCCTCTGGGGAGTCGACCAGATCGTATTCGTCGGGCGCATCGCCGTTCATGGTCCGAGTCTCGTCACGATTACGCGTCGGTGAACTGAGATGCTTTCAGGTTACTCGTCGACGTTCACCCCGCCCAGGCTTGATTGCGGATCTCAACCTAAATCATAGGCGACGGCTCAAGGCTGACCGTCCCCTTCCCGAGCGTTACAATCCAGTCCGGGTCGACAGTTCGAGCCAGGGAGCGACGACGATGCAAGAGCGCGTGTTTGGCCGGTTGGGGTGGGACGTCGGCGAGATCGGCTACGGAATGTGGGGCCTCGCCGGCTGGACGGGGAACGACGACGACGAGACCGCCGCCGCCCTGGAGCGGTCGGTGGCCCTCGGCTGCAACTTCTTCGACACCGCCTGGGGTTACGGCGCGGGGAAGAGCGAGCAGATCCTCGGCGGCCTTCTCAAGCGGCATCCTGAGAAGCGTCTCTACGCGGCCACCAAGATCCCGCCCAAGAATTTTCAGTGGCCCTCGCGCCGGGGGATGACGCTCGACGAGTGCTTCCCGCCCGACCACATCCGGGAATACACCGAGAAGTCCCTAACGAACCTGGGCGTCTCCACAATCGACCTCCAGCAGTTCCACGTCTGGGAAGACGCCTGGGCCGACGACGACCGCTGGCTTCGGACCGTCGAGGATCTGAAGCGCGAGGGACTCGTCCGGGGCTTCGGCGTGAGCGTCAATCGCTGGGAGCCGACGAACGTCCTGCGCACCCTCAAAACCGGCGCGATCGACGCGGTCCAGGTGATCTACAACATCTTCGACCAGGCCCCCGAGGACGAGTTGTTCCCCCTCTGCCGCGAGTTGAACGTGGCCGTGATCGCACGGGTCCCGTTCGATGAAGGGACGCTCACCGGCACCCTGACGAAGGAGACGAAGTGGCCCGAGGGGGACTGGCGGAACACGTACTTCGTCCCCGAGAACCTGTCGAGAAGCGTCGACCGCGCCGAGGCCCTTCGCCCCTTGATCCCCGCCGGCATGACGATGCCCGAGCTGGCGCTGCGGTTCATCCTGGACGAGCCGATGGTCTCGACGATCATCCCGGGAATGCGGAAGATCCGGAACGTGGAGGCCAACATCGCGGCGAGCGACGGCCACCGGCTGTCGGCGAACCTGAAGACAGAGCTTCGCGAGCACCGATGGGACCGGACGCCGACCTCCTGGTCGCAATAACCGTCGGATTACGAGCTTGACGGTTTCGTGCGGCTGATGCACGATCGCGGCCGCGCGGACCGTCCGCGCCGATCGGGAGGAACTGGACGCGAGGAGGCAAGGATGCCGCTCCTGGCCGCGTTGTTGACCGTTGTCATGGTCGGGCAGCAGTCCCCGGCGCCTGCGCCCTCGTCGCTCGCCCAGGCTGCGGCGGCTGACCTCATAAAGCCGCCGGTGATCCCGATAATCCAGTTCGAGATCCGCGAGGTCACCGTCTCCAGCCCCGACTGGCGGGGACGCATGCAGCCGAGGCTTCAGCCGATCGCCCGCGAGGAGGCGGTCTCCGCCTGGACCGTCGACTTCGAGGCGTTCCGCGAACTGCTTTCCGATCCGAAGGTCAACATCGTCCAGGCTCCGAAAATGTGGGCCAAGGTGGGTGACCCCGTCCGAATGACCAACGAAGAGAAGACGACCTACGTCGCGCGGGTCGAGCGGGTCTCCGACGGTCCTCCCAACGAGGGGACGCAGATCGCCTTCAAGCCTGAAACGGCCCAGGTCCACAACGGCGTCCGCGTCGAACTCACGAACACGCAGCTCAGGGGATCGGCTCTCTCCGCCCACGTCCTCATCCAGCAGAACCAACTGCTGGGGTTCATCTCGACGGGGTACACGGAAAGCGTCGTTCAGGCGAAAACCGACGACGCCGTCGAAAAGACGTCGCTTCTCGCCAAGCTTCGTCCCGAGCCCGACAAGACCGCCATCCGTGCGACGATCCAGATCCCCGAGGTCGCCTCTCGTCGCATCGAAGGCGACTGGCTGATTCCGTCCAACGGTTTCCTCCTCGTCAGCATGGGCCCGCACTCGCGGGGCGGCAAACTCGGCGGCAAAAGCTACGAAGAGCGCCTGATCCTCCTCACCGCCGTCGCAACGACCGAGGCGCCGCCACAGGCCCAACCTGCGGGGCCTTGATTTCCAGCGCATAATTCCAAGCTCACCGGTGGGCGCTGGGTGCCATCCCCAGGCTCGTCGTGGGCATGCGATCGGCGACGGTCGCTGTCTGATCCGATGCCGGTTCATGGCCACGCAAGCGTGGCCATGCCACCCGAGACAATCCCGCGAATCGGGCTCGCTCTGACCATGCGACAGTATCTGGAACTTCTCCGAGACGTCCGCGAAAACGGCCTGCGCAAGCCGACGCGGGCAGTGCTGCTCTCGACCGGGACCAAGATCGACGCCCTGAGCGTCTTCGGCCGGCAGATCCGGTTCGACCTGTCGGAAGGGTTCCCGCTGGTCACGACCAAGAAAACGGCCTTCAACGCGATCGCCCACGAGCTGATCTGGTTCCTTCGCGGCTCCACGAACATCGCCTACCTGCGCGAGCACAACGTCACTATCTGGGACGAGTGGGCCGACGAGGATGGCGAACTCGGCCCGGTTTACGGCAAACAGTGGCGGTCGTGGCTGGCCCCCGACGGCAGGGTCGTCGACCAGATTGCCGAAGTCGTCGCCGGCATCCGTGCGGTGATCGCCGATCCGACGGCCTCCGTAGGTCGGCGGCTCATCGTCTCGGCATGGAACCCGGCGGAGGTCGGCGAGATGGCCCTCCCCCCCTGCCACACGCTCTTCCAGTTCAGCGTGGCCGAGGGCCGGCTCTCCTGCCAGCTCTACCAGCGGTCGGCCGACCTGTTCCTGGGCGTCCCGTTCAACATCGCCAGTTACGCGTTGCTCACCCACCTAACGGCCCACGTCACCGGCCTTCAGCCGGGCGAGTTCGTCCACACCTTCGGCGACGCCCACATCTATACGAACCACCTCGACCAGGTCGACGAGCAGTTGACCCGCGAGCCCCTACCACTTCCCATGCTGGAGATCGCCCCCGAGGTCCGCGACCTGGCGCACGTGACGCGCGACCAGATCCGGCTGGTCGGGTACAGGTCCTGGCCTGCACTCCGGGGCGAGGTCGCCGTTTGAGCCTGTCGGGAAGGAGCCGGGCGTGGACGTGTCTCTCATCGTCGCCATGACGAAGGATCGGGTGATCGGCCGAGAGGGCGACCTCCCCTGGCGGCTGCCCCGCGACCTGAAGCACTTCCGCCGGCTGACGATGGGTAAGCCGATCATCATGGGCCGCAAGACCTATGAATCGCTCGGTCGGGCCCTCCCGGGCCGTCTCAACATCGTCCTGTCGAAAGGTTCGATCACGACGCCTGCAGGAGTCCTGCTCGCGCATTCCGCGTCGGAGGCCCTGGAGTTTGCCCGTCGCGAAGGCGCCGCCGAGGCCATGGTCATCGGCGGCGGTCAGGTCTACCGCGAGTTCCTCGATCGATGTCGGACGATTCACCTCACCCTGGTCGCCGGCGATTTCGAGGGAGATGCTTTCTTCCCAATCGACCCGCTCGACTCCCCCGATTGGCGGATCGTCCACGAGGAAGACTGGCCGGCCGACGCCGACAATCTGGTGGACGCCCGATACATCGTGCTGCAGCGTCGGCCCGACGCCTGAGCCTCAGAAGTTCGTGTCCTCCCGCGTGACGACGATCGTGCCGGCGATGTTCACGACGTAGATCGCATCCTTCTTGACCGTCTTGCCTGCCTTGGTCGTGATCGTGATTGGGACCTTCCAGCGAACGCCCGCGCCGACGGGCTCGCCGTCGCCCTCGACCACATACTCGGTGAGCTTGGACTTCTTGTCCCAATCGCCGTCGACGACGAGCATCGGGGGCGTCCCCTTGGTCAGTTCGTCCTTGGATTTGCCGCCCTTCCAGGCGTCGAGGGCCGTGATCAGGTGCTGCTTGGCGGCGGTGGGCTCGCTCTTCGGAGCCTCCTCGGCCTTGCCGCAGCCGAGGACGCCGAACAGCGGGGCGAGCGACAAGACGACCGGGGCGAGGAGGACGGTGCGTCGCAGGACCATGGCGAGCGATCTCCCTTCACGACCAGGCGACGTTTCCCGACGAACGCGGGCCGCCTGTTCTTTGGACGTGAGACACGACGATGATCGAGGTAGGATCGACGAGCGAGACCCGCGGCGCGGCGGGTGATCGAATCCAGGCTGCGTCGCCCTCCGAAGAACTCTATGCGAGGAGTCGCGCCGAGAAAAGTAGGAGACAGCCGGAGTCCGGGGCGGACGAGGAAAATATCAACGCTGGTCGCCCAACACCACGAGGGGAGGCGGCTCTGAGTGCCATGGCCACGCGAGCGCGGCGTTGGCAGGTGAACTGGCCGCAACGCGGTCGCATTACGCTCTGAGATCAGGCGACCGATCGACTGTGGGACGGTCAGCGGACCTTGGTCGCCTCGGCGCGCCCGAGCGCAGGAGCGGCACCGATCGTCACGATCTGCTCCGGCTCGCCTTGGGCTCCCGAGGAGCACTTGCCGCAAGCCGTCCCGCAGCTTCCCGACTTCTCACCGCCGACGCCTCGCCAGACGAGGCTCGCGAGATAACCGGCGGCCGCCAGAACCGCCCCAATCGCCACAACGTCTTGCCAGCCCATGAAGCACCTCCGCGATCAGGCGCCGAGCCAGGTCCCGATTTGATAGGTCAGGAAAGCCCCGACGTACGCCAGGGCCGTCATGTAGGCAAAGGAGAGGGCGGGCCAGGTCCAGCTTCCGGTCTCGCGCCAGATGACCGCCAACGTCGAGACGCACTGGGCGCAGAGGGCGAAGAAGACCATGACCGAGAGCGCGACCGGGATCGTGAACAGCGGCTTCCCCGAGTCCGGCCAGGTCGCCGATTGCAGGGCCTGGGAGAGCCGTCCTTCGCCCTCGTCCTCAACGTCCTCTCCCACGTCGAAGATCACGCCGAGCGTCGAGACGACGACCTCGCGGGCGGGGAACGAGGCAAGCGCCGCACTGCCGATCCGCCAGTCCCAGCCGAGGGGTTTGACGAGAGGCTCGATCAGGCGACCGGCCCGGCCAAGCAGACTCTGACGCTGCTGTGCGCCGGCGATATGGTTCTCGGCCGCCGCGACAGCGTCCTCGGCGTCAGCCGCCGCGGCGTCGTCGTTGGCGGCCTTCGCCGCTTCGAGACGGGCCTCGGCCCGCTCCCGGTCGGCGACCATCGGCGCGAGGTCTTCGTGCGAGAGTCGGGGGTAATACAGCAAGCCCCACATCACGACGGAGACGGCGAAGATGATGGTGCCGGCGTTGTAGAGAAAGTCCCAGCCGCGATCGAGCATCCGCCGCACGACGACGATCGGCGACGGCCACTGATACGCGGGCATCTCCATCAGGAAGACGGGCGTCGCGCTCCGGAGGAACGTCCGCTTCAGGATCAACGCGGCGAGGGCCGCGACGACCACGCCGACGAGATACATCGCCAGCAGCGTCAGCCCCTGAAGCTGGAGCCAGCCCCCCAGATACGCCCGCGCGGGGATGAACGCGCCGATCATGAGCGTGTAAACGGGGAGCCGGGCGGAGCAGCTCATCAAGGGAGCGATGAGGATCGTCGTCAGCCGGTCGCGACGGTTCTCGATTACGCGCGTCGCCATCACGCCCGGGATGGCGCAGGCGAACGACGAGAGCAGCGGGATGAACGACCTTCCGCTCAGGCCCACGCGGACCATGATCCGGTCCATCAAGTACGCGGCGCGGGCCAGGTAGCCGCACTCTTCCAGGATCGTCAGCAGGCCGATCAGGATGAGGATCTGCGGCAGGAAGATGACGACCGCCCCCACGCCGCCGATGATCCCACCGACCAGCAGGTCGCGGACCGGCCCTTCGGGCAAGGCCCCTTCGACCAGGCCGCCAAGGGCCTCGAAGCCGGCGTCGATCCAGTCCATGGGGACGGTCGCCCACGAGAAGACGGCGCTGAAGGTCAGCAGCATCACGGCCGCCAGGATCAGCGATCCCCAGAGCTTGTGAGTCAGCACCGAATCCAGCCGATCGGCGAACCGCGATCCGGTCTCGCCGGCGTGGGTGACGACCCCCTCGGTTGCGCGGGCGATCCAGGCGTATCGCGCGGTCGTCTCAACGTCCGGCGTCTTGCAGCCGACCTCGGCCAGTCGCTTGCGTGCCTCGTCGATCCGCGCCCGAAGTTGCAGGCGGTCGGGTTCGGCCAGGCCGATGCGGTCCTCGATGTGCGCCCCCACGTCCAGAAGCAGACGCTCGATCAGGTAACGTGGAAGCTGCCTGCCGTTCAGAACATCCGCAAGCCGGTCGACCTCGTTGCGGAAGGGCTCGGGAAAGACCTGAGGAACCGTCGGCGGCGGAGCGGCCCCGGCGCTCTCCACGGCGTCCTTGAGGGCTTCAAGCCCCTCGCCGCGGCGGGCCTGTATTGGGACGACTGGGACGCCCAGGCTTCGCGAAAGCCCTTCGGCGTCGACCTTCGTCCCCTCGGCCTCGGCCAGGTCGTTCATCGTCAGAGCGACGACCACCGGCCGACCCAGTTCCAGGGCCTGGCCGACGAGATAGAGGTTGCGCGAGAGGTTCCCAGCCGACGCCACGCAGACGACCACGTCCGGCGGGGCGACGTCGGACTGACGGCCGAGCAGAACGTCCACCGTCACCATTTCATCGGGCGACCGCGGGGCGAGGCTGTAGGTCCCGGGAAGGTCGACGAGCAGCCAGCGGCGGCCGTCGTGGACGACCTCGCCCACCTTCTTCTCAACCGTCACCCCAGGATAGTTGCCCACCTTCTGGGCCACCCCGGAAAGGGCTCCGAAGAGGGTCGACTTGCCGGTGTTCGGATTGCCCACCAGGGCGATCGTCCACGTCGTCTTGTCCGAGGCGACCGCCATGGCAGAGGGGTAAGCTCGCAAAGAGGAGAGGAAAAGGCGGCGTCCGCGAAGCTCAGGAAGCCATCGCGGGAACGGGAAGGCGAACGAGCACATGGGCCAGGTCGTCGCCGCGGAAACCGAGACGCTGTCCGGCCAGGCCGATAATGCAGGGGCTCCCCGGGCGGATCATCCGAACCCTCGCGCCGTCGATCAAACCCATCTCGCGGAGGCGATGCACGAGTTCCACATTCCCCATCACGCCTCCCACGCAGCCGGTCTCCCCGGCGCGCAGGAATGACAGCGGAACCATCTCCCCGGTCTCCTCGCTCTGCACCGCCGCCTGCGTCTTCATGCTCAGACCCCGAGCCTTCTGAGGGAAATTGAGATCGAATCTCAACTACAGAATTATAGCCGGTGGGATCCACGATGACAACGGGTTTCAACCCGTCAACACGGAGGCGTGGAGATGGAGGCTCAAGCGAGGGCCGGTTCGGCCTTCGCGGGGGTCGTCAGGAAACCGCGGCGGGCGTCCCGTTCCAGCTCGACGTATTCGAGGACGAACAGGGCGATCATGCCCAGTCGAACGCTCCACCGGAAGGCGTGCCAGACGGGGAGCGGGCTGCCGACGACTCGGTCCATGTACGCCACCGAGAGCACGCCGAAGATCGCCAGCCCGACCCAGGAGAATCGTTTCGGCGACGAGTCCGGCGACCACCCGATCCGCCGCAAAAGCATCGGCAGCAGGAAGATGCCGTCATAGGTCCCGTGGTAGGTCCAGAAGACGGCCGTCACTCCGGCGAGCGAGAA comes from the Paludisphaera rhizosphaerae genome and includes:
- a CDS encoding NAD-dependent epimerase/dehydratase family protein, coding for MSRPHSPAHALVTGATGLLGSHLVERLRARGDHVRALVRPSSETSFLDGLGVEPAIGDLLDPQALDRALEGVDVVYHCAAKVGDWGGWSEFQVGCIDATRTLAEAALRAGVSRFVHVSSTSAYGHPRDREEPVDESNPLGENVWVLDHYTRSKVECERLLWKMAEDDGLPLTVIRPSWIFGERDRTTIPRMIREFRWGRVSIVGRGDNPLSAVYAGVVADAMILAADDPASIGEAYNVTSHSAITQRQFLDMLADAIGVRRVTWRYPYWYAFYGGFSLELRERLLRSPKPPRVTRYGAWLLGRRLSYSTEKARRKLGWTPALTYEESLGRTVRWFLEDEVARIPHRRTPTLVSVRRALGGSVRTARQEPPAERASASGPRDWSPAVSSREP
- a CDS encoding thymidylate synthase is translated as MRQYLELLRDVRENGLRKPTRAVLLSTGTKIDALSVFGRQIRFDLSEGFPLVTTKKTAFNAIAHELIWFLRGSTNIAYLREHNVTIWDEWADEDGELGPVYGKQWRSWLAPDGRVVDQIAEVVAGIRAVIADPTASVGRRLIVSAWNPAEVGEMALPPCHTLFQFSVAEGRLSCQLYQRSADLFLGVPFNIASYALLTHLTAHVTGLQPGEFVHTFGDAHIYTNHLDQVDEQLTREPLPLPMLEIAPEVRDLAHVTRDQIRLVGYRSWPALRGEVAV
- a CDS encoding dihydrofolate reductase, giving the protein MDVSLIVAMTKDRVIGREGDLPWRLPRDLKHFRRLTMGKPIIMGRKTYESLGRALPGRLNIVLSKGSITTPAGVLLAHSASEALEFARREGAAEAMVIGGGQVYREFLDRCRTIHLTLVAGDFEGDAFFPIDPLDSPDWRIVHEEDWPADADNLVDARYIVLQRRPDA
- a CDS encoding SUMF1/EgtB/PvdO family nonheme iron enzyme, which translates into the protein MNGDAPDEYDLVDSPEDDPADAESPAPPKPKAPGGPGQPLPRLWKTETDDEEPPVAKPAPKAKAESPPPPPPRSRTRSRDEAEGGATRKTGLKPKPELNEKGEKKVLVEDTPVLDTYETRQRVRLATGGLFVFVLGLLGYIVYNTFIYDPFPMDADVPDEAALVEATPVPEKPDLESEARAMLARAKGAARRGRTDEAVALLEQLSKTYPKTRTAAEALEALKRPAQNLPLFLEGPTVAAATPAPAAPVEPTPPPAVVDARTPTIEARGNASLVPPVNPAEANVVAPSTRPATVQASPGEPVDRRLPNGFASRPEAGLDPSGWPLVIVGDRDGAPMVFVPGGVFLMGEERDPQFASPEHKVRLSAYYIDQHEVTVGQFRRFLSETRYRGKPATTWPAVDDKTADMMPMVMVNQADALAFAEWAGKALPTEAQWEAAGRTTDGRIYPWGDDPPKYSRKRVPRQVDPIKSFPEDRSPYDVFDLAGNVLEWTADAFDRNYYRTLAGQVSDDPTGPAAKAGKYDVVVKGGKLGAASSREPIAPEKRLNYVGFRCALQVEHAVPPAVAAPETPATAPATTPQATNPSAPTRKPAQPAVPAEPF
- a CDS encoding aldo/keto reductase, whose translation is MQERVFGRLGWDVGEIGYGMWGLAGWTGNDDDETAAALERSVALGCNFFDTAWGYGAGKSEQILGGLLKRHPEKRLYAATKIPPKNFQWPSRRGMTLDECFPPDHIREYTEKSLTNLGVSTIDLQQFHVWEDAWADDDRWLRTVEDLKREGLVRGFGVSVNRWEPTNVLRTLKTGAIDAVQVIYNIFDQAPEDELFPLCRELNVAVIARVPFDEGTLTGTLTKETKWPEGDWRNTYFVPENLSRSVDRAEALRPLIPAGMTMPELALRFILDEPMVSTIIPGMRKIRNVEANIAASDGHRLSANLKTELREHRWDRTPTSWSQ
- a CDS encoding FeoA family protein, translating into MKTQAAVQSEETGEMVPLSFLRAGETGCVGGVMGNVELVHRLREMGLIDGARVRMIRPGSPCIIGLAGQRLGFRGDDLAHVLVRLPVPAMAS
- the feoB gene encoding ferrous iron transport protein B — its product is MAVASDKTTWTIALVGNPNTGKSTLFGALSGVAQKVGNYPGVTVEKKVGEVVHDGRRWLLVDLPGTYSLAPRSPDEMVTVDVLLGRQSDVAPPDVVVCVASAGNLSRNLYLVGQALELGRPVVVALTMNDLAEAEGTKVDAEGLSRSLGVPVVPIQARRGEGLEALKDAVESAGAAPPPTVPQVFPEPFRNEVDRLADVLNGRQLPRYLIERLLLDVGAHIEDRIGLAEPDRLQLRARIDEARKRLAEVGCKTPDVETTARYAWIARATEGVVTHAGETGSRFADRLDSVLTHKLWGSLILAAVMLLTFSAVFSWATVPMDWIDAGFEALGGLVEGALPEGPVRDLLVGGIIGGVGAVVIFLPQILILIGLLTILEECGYLARAAYLMDRIMVRVGLSGRSFIPLLSSFACAIPGVMATRVIENRRDRLTTILIAPLMSCSARLPVYTLMIGAFIPARAYLGGWLQLQGLTLLAMYLVGVVVAALAALILKRTFLRSATPVFLMEMPAYQWPSPIVVVRRMLDRGWDFLYNAGTIIFAVSVVMWGLLYYPRLSHEDLAPMVADRERAEARLEAAKAANDDAAAADAEDAVAAAENHIAGAQQRQSLLGRAGRLIEPLVKPLGWDWRIGSAALASFPAREVVVSTLGVIFDVGEDVEDEGEGRLSQALQSATWPDSGKPLFTIPVALSVMVFFALCAQCVSTLAVIWRETGSWTWPALSFAYMTALAYVGAFLTYQIGTWLGA